The sequence gggtttctttttttaaataagaaaatacatcaGACTACACAATCAAAAATATGAGTGTTACATATTACATAATAAAGAGGATAGTAATGCCttgtgaatcttttttttttatttttaattttattttgtcgatatacattgtagctgattattgctccccatcaccaaaacctccctcccttcaccctccccccctcccccccaacaatgtcctttctgtttgcttgtcgtatcaacttcaaataattgtggttgttatatcttcttccccccccccggtttgtgtgtgtgtgtgtgtgtgtgtgtgtgtgtgtgaatttatatattagtttttagctccctccaataagtgagaacatgtggtatttctctttctgtgcctgacttgtttcacttaatataattctctcaaggtccatccatattgttgcaaatggcagtatttcattcgtttttatagctgagtagtattccattgtgtagatgtaccacattttccgtatccactcatctgatgatgggcatttgggctggttccaactcttggctattgtaaagagtgctgcgatgaacattggggaacaggtatacctttgacttgatgatttccattcctctgggtatattcccaacagtgggatggctgggtcgtatggtagatctatttgcaattgccggagagcaggctgcaggcgggcactagactcggtttataccgcaATCCCCTTGTGAATCTTGATTGTAGTTTTATGTAGTTTTATGCTAAGAGTGTACTGAGTCACAATATAAACATATTTCTTAAAACAGATGCATTTGAAAAGGTGGGAAAGCCACAGGCTTGCAGAAAGAGCACTGAATTGAGTGAGAAAACCTGGAGCTTATCTTCTAAACACCACATGCTCTTGGGCAAATAGCAGGAACTGTGGAGTGGTTGTCCTCGGAGGACCTTTCCAGCTCAAAATTAGAATAAACTTTGGGATTAGCTTAGGAAATCAAAGCTAATACCTGAAGACACTTTGAATTCTATGAAGTTGCCATTTTACatcaaaatattcagaaatttctatttctttgaaggtCAAAATTGGTGAGGTCAGAAGAGAAGATAATATATAGAACAGCTGTAACTGGGAATATAGGTTGAGAAAATTACATGCAAAAATAAACTACCAGGCAATGACAAACTCTTGACTGttggtaaaaaacaaaaccaaacaaaaataacaagcaAACATGAAAAGTGAAGAGCTTTTACAACATGTGGTAGCATCTACTTTAGTGCACTTGGAGGTACTTCTGTCCATATGTGTTTTTGTGGGCCATGTTTACAAAAATCCCAttagtagaaatttaaaaatatcatcagAGCACAAATTATTCTATTGGTGATATCAAATTACTCTTGcttttccactttaaaaaatttataaaatagatttcaGTATTTTACTAAgcttatcagtttttttttttttttttacccttctACAATCAGGACTTTCTCCTGCTTTTGTGTAAGAATGGTAGTTGAGGCAGTATATGAGACCTAACAAAACTTTCCAAATCAGGAGTCACAAAATGTTGATCCAATCAAGAAAAATCAGACCTGTCTTCTtctctttataaaaaatattttaaaaaatacttttaagtgAATGTGCGTTCCTAAAATGACAACAGATTACATattttccatagttttgcctagCACTATCAATTTACACATTTGTTTTATCTGCTCTGGCCCTAAATTCATTCAAGCTTTTAATCTACTAAAAGGTTTAAGTTCTTCAGAGAAAATTGTTTTGCAGAAAATGAAAGGCCAGTATCAAGATTCATTCTTTAGCCATGCCTTTACTGATGCATTAGTGCTTACAGGGTACTGTCATATACTCCTAACTCCTTGAAAATGTCTCAGGAGAGAGGCAAAATCCCtctcataaatatcaaaaacttaaaatgttttaaaaagaaacctcACATATTAAAATGGCTTTAAAATagagtaaacttttaaaaatttagtgtaaaTGGCATGAAGTACAAATTGAAGAAAGACACATTATGTGTTCTTTACCACaattttgaaggttttttttaaatctaagtaAACAGTTTGAACTTCAAAGTGTGCTAGGACTATCCTTTTTATCCGTTCCTCTGTCCTTCAAGTTTTTCTTCCAATAAGAAGAAATGCGACAAAATTAAGGGTTTGTAAGGCCCCTACTACTGCTTAGAGTTTTAGCTCAGAGTCCACTACACTTTCCTGTTATAGATACTTTCTTGGTTTAACAACAAAGGTAGCCTGTCCTCCCCCACCCTTCCCACCACCATCTTCCCCCTCAATTCCACTCAAATGAGAGCAGCAGCCACTATATCCTAGAGAACTGACAAAGCATTTTCAAACTTGAGACAGACATTGACAGTGGTTTGGTGCATTTAAGAAAACAGCTTATCCAGGCCTTTATAAGTATTTTCACCTACTGGTAGAAAAATGCATCTTCCTTTGATTTGTTTCTGCAATGGCATTGTCACCTGACATGAACTTCCAATGAGGCACATACAAATCAGATCTTTCGTAAGCTATTTTCCCACTTCTGACCCTTAATAAATGCATATTAAGTTTGATATATTTCACATGATCATGTAAAGCaaatatatatgcaatatattttcATGCTTATTTTATGTTGTATTTAAAACATCTCATGACTCTAAAGTGAAAATTCATTAAGGTTTTCCAGCAACTCTGATTAATGTTTAGCAATTAGTTTGACCTCATTCTTCACACATATTGTCAGTCCTCATACAGTATTATATTCATTTATGCATGTTTTCAGATATTAAAGTCAGTAGCTTGTTCCACAATTCCATATCTATAATTTCTCCTGCCCtataaataagttttaataaaattattttttcttgtgctaTAGCCTAAAAGGTTATCCAGTAATGTTTAATTGCATTTTCTTAtcttaaacttatttaaaaataggtattCATATCCagctttttgaaaatattgatgTTGTTTATGCAGAAAAATCAGCCAAATGGTTTTGGAAGGTTTGCTCTATTGTGTAAAGTGATGTTGTCAAACTCTGATTTGTTTTACAATCACTCAGGATCACCCGTCAGGAGggacttaatttatttattttttctcggAAACATAAAAGCAACCTTATTAGAAAGTAGGTTAAAAGATTGGTACGTTTGAAATGATCTTAAAAAATTTAGGCTTAAGTCCTCAGTAATGTACATTTCCTAGTTCATTAATGCAGAAATACTGCACATAGATTTTAATCTTGGagttaataataaaagcaattttcgctaaaaatataaaaactgtaaTGGTAGAATCATGATATTGCATTTAGCTCTCTCACAAAAAGTcactttattactttcttttgacACTTATTTTCATTCTGGGATTAATTTTACTATATAAGGGCTTCTTAACTattctattaaaatttctattcagAAGCAATAATATCTAAGAGTGAATAATAGTCATGTAAATCATTATTTCATATTAATGTAAAAGATTTTGTAAGTTCTTATGAATTCTGCTGACATGCACGATTGTGAAAAGGTTATCTCTCCGTTCTTCAGTGATATGCGCTGGAACAAAGGAACCATTCTGAAAGCATCAGTGGAGTACATCAGGTGGCTACAAAAAGAACAACAGAGAGCCCGAGAATTAGAACACAGACAGAAGAAATTAGAGCAGGCTAACAGGCGGCTTCTACTCCGGATTCAGGTTTTTATAAGACTGTTAGCTTACATGTGACTTAATGATCATCAGTTTATTCGTtggtctcatttatttattttcttattaacaattatttttccttctgaagGGCAATTTTATCTCCTTTTAGAAGTTCACGAATTGGGTTGTTTCAATTAGGTTTTGACTAGAAATCCAGGatcaaaatgattatattatatatatcacatatatataacaaaatgcaGAAAACAGAACTCATTTCATAAAGAAACACGATATTATTCCAGCCAAAAATTAATACTAAGGAGAAGAACTTTTGCTTCTGTAGGTATTATTGGAAAATAGATTCTCTTctcccccttttatttctttggtgacgTTGCTGTGGATTTTATTGCCTCAAGGCATATTATCAGTTTATATTGTCACTCCGCATCTGTTCATGTGACATAAACTATCAAAATGTAGAGTTTTTCAACTCttaagggtttttgttgttgttgttttgttttatttttaatgtaagctTGCTTATAGCCAGGTAAAGCATTTACTCGGAGTCTATAAAATGGTCCTGAATTATGGTGAGAAATTAATCAGGAAGAATAAGTGGAAGATTTTTCATTATCTCCCAATAACTGTAGTCTGAGACACTATGGGACCATCATATGTCATGAATCCCTTTATAGAACAATAagaggagaatttttttttttaatctgagtaATTTTCTCAGGATTATTTTTCAGGCATTAGAAAAGCACTGGATTTATTGATTACAAAGAATATTTATAATCTGTATTACTCTTCATTTTGAAtacttattaatattttggttctatttcagttttattctctAGACTTAAGTTCATTTTCAAAAGCATTACTTAATGATTCTTGTTTGAAATTGCAGGAACTAGAGATACAGGCTCGTGCTCATGGTCTGCCAACCTTGGCTTCACTTGGCACAGTTGATTTAGGTGCTCACATCACCAAACAGCAGACCCATCCTGAGCAGAATTCCGTAGACTATTGCCAACAACTGACTGTGTCTCAGGGGCCAAGTCCTAAGCTCTGTAATCAAGCTGTGGCTTTCTCTGATCCTTTGTCACACTTCACAGATTTATCATTCAGTGCTGCTTTGAAAGAGGAACAAAGATTGGATGACGTGCTACTGGATGACTCAACATCTCCATTTGGAACAGATCCTCTGCTGTCTGCTACTTCCCCTGCAGTTTCCAAGGAGAGCAGTAGAAGAAGTAGCTTTAGCTCAGATGATGGTGATGGATAATAAGAAGTAAAGAGGCTCACTTCATCAACCAGGAATCAATTTTATGCTGGTGCTATGCAATTATGACCTGTGTTTCACATATTGCTTTAGCTTAATTTTTCTGAAAGGAATATGTTGTTCATGAAAAAAACTGCTTGATTAGAAGCAACAGAAGattttacagggaaaaaaaaaacatggtatgGAAGAATTATTGAGGGCTAAGAGTGATGTTTACTCCTTGCCTACAGAGTCCAAATCTaccaaaattttgttttcctggaaAAGAGGCACAGCATAAGAAATAGCTCTCTTAGCTCTCTGTTAGTGTTTTAAAAGCAGTGACTTGGTGATGTACTGTTGGAACTAACAGACTGCAAAGAGTAAGCCGATTAAATATACAAATCTTATCTTAGTCATTCACTTCCATCTTCTCTTATTCAACTCCTGTGGTATCAGTTTTCAAAAATCGAGATCAACAGATCTGGTGGTCATTGCCTTTCTCCATCATATCGTGGACATATTGTCTAAAGTTCAAGCCTTATAggggaaataattataaatagatTACCTGTCAGTTGTAATTTAAAAGTGAATCTACAATAAACATGAgaattttccacaataaaatacATAACATGTATAAAAACATTGGTTACAGAAATAATCTATTTCCTTTAAGAAGTTCAATTATGCTAATTCTAAAAGCATTCTTGCATATTTATGTCTTCATGCTCCGTTCAGAGAAAGGAACACattgaatatttttctcaaatatatgGACTAGAATTTTATCCCTTCACaccacaaacatacacacacacacacacacacacacacacacacacacacacacacacacacacgcatacaatGCAGatagtatgttttctttttttttttccttcagtcttCTGATTAGCTATTCAACATCAGAAGTCACATtccaaatcttcttttctccatcCATGAGAGATGTTGGATAATgaatttcagtaaataaaatataaaaagtccTTCTACTAGGACAATTTGTCaggtatttaaaatttataataatgttCAACATTAGATGTAGATTAATTACTTGTTGATAAAATCTTGCTTCAAattgacaaaatattaaaaattggatTGCCAACTATAAAATAATCAGTAACACAGAAACTATTTCTTATTGCATTTGGCTCTGAATGGAGGATAAATTTCTATCCTCATAAAAAAGTGCTCTATGATCTttggttgcttttttttcttttttttttttttagcatttttgagTATTACAAACATTTTTACCCAGATTTTTATCTCTTGAACTTGTTTTAGATTTGTGAATTGAATTATCCAGCATGATGCTCTGTGCTGGACTTCCGTGGATGGTCATCTgatcaatgaatatttataaagatACTCACAACTGCAGTGAGTCCTGTGAAAATGTAGGATGGATTAGCAAGGTATGGTCTTGCTCCTCAGGGAGTTAGCAAGGCTACAtgagaaacaacaacaaagtgTAGAAGACATATAGAAATAAGTCTAAGCATAAACTGTGAATACAGAATGTCAGAGAAAATGGGAATGAATGACAAAGTCTATGGGAAGAGTagaatttaacttcttttttaaaagctctaGAATCCCAGTGTCTAGCACTAGCAACTTTCTTGAAACAAAATAGTAAGGGACTGTAATAGTTGATAATAAAGATGGTGTCAGTGTTGGAATTGGAGACCCTACTTTGGAGAAcaatctcttctctctcctggagAGGCATGCTATTATGTCTCTGAGGACTAGCTGCACAAGGCATAAAGTTAAAGGGTAAAAGGGAGGGTACATAGGGGGATAATATCAACCAAATGATAAAAGTGAGAATAAATTGGGGAGGTATCTTTATAGACATTCATTAGAAAGATCTGGCCATGCTGCAAATGCCTGTTCTGAAAAATAATATTGGCAGCAAGTTGTGGAGGTCCTTGAAAACTAGGGTGCAGTGAtatagtagaaataaaattttttgctaGGAGGAAGAAGCCTAAAAACTAAAATGCATGTTACTAACTTCACTGAAATTTAATCTTCCCTGAATATTAAACCTTAGAATAAATTTTCAAGAGTCTTTAGGTATTTCTCACATGGAAAATATGTCATCACAAAATTCAAGACCCTAATACCAATGAAAGTGGGAaaatattaaatgcttattttatataCTGATTTTATCAGGCTTAGCTTATATCATTAGCTCAGATTTtggagaattaaaaaatttttattgtttgacatgaaacaaataattattaatttttagaaactgtCATTAAAGCCAGATAGATGAATTCATTTGAAATAAACGATTTGAAAACGAGCaattatatacattttctcaATAATTTTCAAGAGGACATTATGTACTTTAAACTTGAAGACAAAATTCCACTTTGTTGTTTGAGTTGATAATTTGATTTAACAATGCAAGTTAtagagaagaaatatattttggggtcTTTGGAAAACCCACCATTCTAGATAGATGCtgatttctgttctcattttatccactgttctcattttttcatattctgaGAAGACTTACATCGATGATGTCATTACTGTCATCATTTTCCAGTCTGTTAAAATACACTACTTGACCCTGAAACCTATTTGTCATAATCTTGCCTGACATAAGGACTTGGCACAGGATTTTAGTGCCTGGACATAAGAGATCTATAGAGGAGACTACTATTTGCTGCTACTTTCAGATTATGAAATATCAGAAAATTGTAAAATGGGTAATGGATTTCTAAAGACAGTGTAAAGGGTGGTGCTGTGTCCTAATAAActgaaatagattaaaattaattagacagtagtttttaactttttaaggcgTGGATCCCTTGAGAATCTAGTGAAAGTTATAAACCCTCTCCCTGGAAAAATGTAGAATAGTATATATGGATAATAATTTCCATTCATCAGGAGGTTTTAGGGACCTTCTGAATCCCAGGTCAAAAATTCCTGCATCAAGTCTCTTAATTTAATAGATAGATACTTAGATATGTATATATCAAGAGATAGGTGTGCAGTTAATGTCATATATAATTATGGGGAAGGGAGCCCTTCTCATCTGAATATCATTATCCCAATCCTAACAGTGATGAGTTTGCATAGAAAAGTAAAAGTGTATCAAACACTAGATTATTTACTGAGAAAGTTGTTCACTTATAAAGCAATCTTCTTTCAAACATCCGCTCCCCACTCAACAAATTTTGCTGCTTCCTGTGTGTTACATATTTACGGGTCAGCTCCTCCATGATTAGTGGGTGTTAGAAGCATACAATCCTAACATTTTGAAATGATGCAAATaaatttcaaagcaaaaataGTCTAAATTCAAAAGCAAATTATCTGAGAATCTAAGAATCAAGAAAGACCCTTAGAAAAATTGGTAAATATCTAGAATATTTTTGCAGATATGAGACTTCTTATAACATGAAAAAggcatatttttaattaaacaattttGTCACAAAAAGCACCAACTATTATGGGGCAATTAATATATGATCAACCAAATTTTGTTCCTTCAAAAATTAACGCATATTGCAATTATAATAAAActttcttaataataaaataaaattattttattatttttagttattctCAAAATAATGTCTtatccaatattttttttctatttcttataaaaTGTTGGTCCCCTTTCCATGAATTCACATTAATCAGGTTTTTCCAACTCCCCATTATGTTAAAATAATGAAAGCCTTTTATGAGTAGCTAtagctcttttaatttttaaaattttgttgtcttttgttcTCCTACTTTTCTATATCAACTGAACAATGCATGTACAGACCATATTTGCTGAGTTTGTAGGCATATCCATGACCATAGCTTTCCTTACATAGGTAAGAAAGCTCTAAAAGATCTATTGCTGGATGAGCCGGGTACATTGAGAAACAGCCTTCCTCCGCTCTCCTTTTTAACTCATCTTTTACACCCACAtgactgtaaataaaatatttaatagctcttacttaaaaaaaaaataggcacaaTGAATGTCTTGATTTAGTATGCTCATTTACCATAATGTCAGGGGAGAAGTTGGATTGCACAAGTTAATAaagaatatgtttttcttttcttctttttgatagGCTGAGTCAAActggaattttcttttactttaaggtatcatgaaaatatttttttcctgttctgaTATTGtggaatttaaatatttaaataaataaatggcataacTAAGCGTTCCAATGTATTTTACAATGTCTGTAGGCTGGTATTTTCTGACCTTCTGATATCTAAGATGTAGATGAAAGCTGGAATCAATTTATCATATTGCTGTATTATCAGCATTAGATCAACCATCTGGTCTTTTTTTGAAAACACCTGAAGGATTGAATTTGCTTCAGTGTTAATAATGGCACAATCTATATGTGCTACATGGTTATATCATGCGATATGTGTTACATCATTTGCCCCTCCAGTGCCCTGCATGTTGATAAGTAGATGTCAGTTTGAGTTAGTGTatgttacatatagaaatgtcaTTACATTTACCTAATGAGTACTAAACACACTTGGAGTGTTGCTGATCTCATGTGTTACGTGACCCTCCTGTTATG comes from Cynocephalus volans isolate mCynVol1 chromosome 6, mCynVol1.pri, whole genome shotgun sequence and encodes:
- the TFEC gene encoding transcription factor EC: MTLDHQIVNQTLKRSHPPVPSNALLVHQGHTTPDSDTGLTESQLTRLLALGKEDDSTKWHMEDLTEDIIGMESSFKEEGTDSPVLMQRTFSGSILDVYSGEQGISSINMGLTSASCPSSLPMKREITENDTRALAKERQKKDNHNLIERRRRYNINYRIKELGTLIPKSNDPDMRWNKGTILKASVEYIRWLQKEQQRARELEHRQKKLEQANRRLLLRIQELEIQARAHGLPTLASLGTVDLGAHITKQQTHPEQNSVDYCQQLTVSQGPSPKLCNQAVAFSDPLSHFTDLSFSAALKEEQRLDDVLLDDSTSPFGTDPLLSATSPAVSKESSRRSSFSSDDGDG